Proteins found in one Stigmatopora nigra isolate UIUO_SnigA chromosome 15, RoL_Snig_1.1, whole genome shotgun sequence genomic segment:
- the ep300b gene encoding histone acetyltransferase p300 isoform X2, with protein MADNVLESGPSSAKRPKLASPALSVSASDGNDFGSLFDLEHDLPDELISSSDLGLTNGGDINQLHTSLGGIGMGGQDAAAKHKQLSELLRTSAPSQQGGPTSNNTGPGASMGLLGAVNISPGAPQGMPPQGQQQQHGLMQQVGMIGGGSPLNRANAMLGAQRGSNGQQQQGLMAGHVMNGSSRMGYPASAGMGNNSNLLAETLQQQGGQPMGSGGQPGIRPQQPGALNKMNMIANAGPYGGPYGQSAGPGMPGAGLSPQLQNKAAMANSMAGQFNMDKKVTANQGIPGMTPQQPPGIGGSAAVGAAQVGLGAVGSGACTGPPTADPEKRKLIQQQLVLLLHAHKCQRREQANGEVRQCNLPHCRTMKNVLNHMTHCQAGKSCQVAHCASSRQIISHWKNCTRHDCPVCLPLKNAGDKRNQQSLVSSAGLGLVNSLGSGVPGGQSTTPNLNTSSQIDPSSIERAYAALGLTYQGNQMQPQAPQANMQNQGMQGQPGMRNLNVMGGNSMGMNGGVQPPNHQGSLLPDAMLQNSMNTPSLMNDGVGSLGSLPTAAPPSAAMRKSWHEDITQDLRNHLVHKLVQAIFPTPDPAALKDRRMENLVAYARKVEGDMYESANSRAEYYHLLAEKIYKIQKELEEKRRTRLQKQGIMPGQPGLASSGFPQGALSLGQPTMAPGQPPNGPHSDPSMVRPGGPNQMPNRMQSPAGMNQFNQMGMQSMGQRSTPPLPLSSPMNQMGIGSARMGQPNATQLQNQYLPPGQFPGASPAHGSGPVGVNQPGSQAVVPLQNQMSTPPSLPAGSPSAQSATPAPGSAASGGSMGTGGVCGSGPLPNLPPSSTPNQPSTFPHCPPMRTNSPSPARSLTPQPHQSTPMLPRSQTPQPQTPSTPQLPSQNQQQASQPQQLQGLAGSSEKVNQLPQQTLGGGATTSGTQAAQASSVPLQNAHVPLQLPPTPLSPKPPVTADGQVSSPASVSSSTDPNSQLAPQEVSAPVEEDIKMDVKKQEEEEEDGDEAQGDGKSLGKMGKVEPDIKAEEKVEIKKENSSEDGCKVEPMDTSSSSASLSVETVEDKKPEVKKEPKEQEEASAASPASTQSKKKMFKPEELRQALMPTLEALYRQDPESLPFRQPVDPQLLGIPVRIRTSNKTNLDYFDIVKNPMDLSTIKRKLDTGQYQEPWQYVEDIWLMFNNAWLYNRKTSRVYKYCSKLAEVFETEIDPVMQALGYCCGRKFEFSPQTLCCYGKQLCTIQRDAAYFSYQNSSPKYGLLADRYHFCEKCFNEIQGESVSLGDDPSQPQTSINKEQFQRKKNDTLDPELLVECTDCGRKMHQICVLHHETIWPSGFVCGNCLKMANKTRKENKYAAKRLPQTKLGSYLESRVNDYIKRQSHIEAGEVTIRVVHVSDKVVEVKPGMKSRFVDSGEMSESFPYRMKALFAFEDIDGADVCFFGMHVQEYGSDCPPPNQRRVYISYLDSVHFFKPRHLRTAVYHEILLGYLEYAKRLGFTTGHIWACPPSEGDDYIFHCHPMDQKIPKPKRLQEWYKRMLDKAVAERIVHDYKDIFKQATEDRLTSAKELPYFEGDFWPNVLEESIKELEQEEEERKREENSTCNESTDVRTTKGDSKNAKKKNNKKTSKNKSSLSRSNKKKPGMPNVSNDLSQKLYATMEKHKEVFFVIRLIAGPTANSLPPITDPDPLMACDLMDGRDAFLTLARDKHLEFSSLRRSMWSSMCMLVELHNQSQDRFVYTCNECKHHVETRFHCTVCEDYDLCITCYNIKGHEHKMDKLGLGLDDDSNNQAAAATQSPGDSRRLSIQRCIQSLVHACQCRNANCSLPSCQKMKRVVQHTKSCKRKTNGGCPICKQLIALCCYHAKHCQENKCPVPFCLNIKQKLRQQQLQHRLQQAQMLRRRMASMQRVGQPAGAQPGGPVMGLPSPGANGITAPGTPTSAGTQPLTPQTPTQTMASIPPQGLGPGVPQAPPPGCVPVQGGKSLQQQQLHHSYQQMPGGGATGPGGVMNSPQHQHQMLPQVQQQLSGPPNNHQQLHQHLNSVPPFAGRPPGSSPIHQSQGKPILGSATPPRPQPNCPVMAGNVGGPPPNAAQGPASLLQQPSGPPPAAVEIAMKIQRVADAQRKMALQRQAAAGMMPTHPHHQQGQGQQQMSMGHPGSGGTVGPQGMPPQSQAALQSSRVHVEQQQNAPAGMMVGAGSHVLQHQQHQQQQGNMQQVQIPTQAQLQQRLGVPPNPQQQWSGQGMPPQQRQAMMNQMGHQAMMVTQQQQQQQQQQQQQQQQQQQQQQQQQQQQQQQQQLQQQHQQQASSHPAMMNMPQQQQQQQQPPPQVTNPGVLGAPGPGAAGIPVASGAGGNITQAALQDLLRTLRSPSSPLQQQQVLNILRSNPQLMAAFIKQRASKYKGAPGTPGGPVSNALPGGGQQMNMNAATAVAGQSGMHMGGQGGPNMATMAQLQQVQQQQMQQQQLQQQHQQQQQQQQQHHQQQQQQQQQQQLQQQQQRPVLSGLQQQQVAALQQQQQQQASGRGLQGQGPQMANLNNPQIRELFMRRHLQQQQQQQQQQQQQQQQQQQQQQQQQQHQQQQMGVNHSQFQQPQPPQSQAYMGQPSMQPPVGQGGPQSGGPPGQQGQPYSAQQQAAIQQRLQHQHHLQMQQQQQQQQNAMAGLAGGDSGPGGGVGPPQPPQGPQNGPPPSQALLQQALHQRLLQQQQQHLAAAGSPAQHSNPMSPQQPPQMSQSPHPHLQGQTLPTSLANQVRSPQPSPRPQSQPPHSSPSPRMQPQPSPHHISPQMQTGSPHPAHLNPHHAGMVAPPPQQQPSSQQQNSMEQFGSDQSAMLSQLSGMAGLHGQGGNGQDPLGQSLNHNPLDIM; from the exons ATTTTGGTTCGCTCTTTGACCTTGAGCACGACCTGCCAGATGAGCTCATCAGCTCGTCAGACTTAGGGCTGACCAATGGTGGGGACATCAACCAACTCCATACCAGTCTTGGAGGGATTGGTATGGGGGGCCAAGATGCtgccgcaaaacacaaacagTTGTCGGAACTTCTTCGAACCAGTGCGCCGTCACAGCAGGGTGGTCCTACTTCCAACAATACGGGACCAGGTGCTTCCATGGGCCTATTAGGAGCTGTCAATATCTCCCCTGGCGCACCTCAAGGAATGCCTCCCCAGGGCCAGCAGCAACAACATGGACTAATGCAGCAGGTTGGCATGATCGGAGGGGGGTCTCCTCTGAATCGGGCCAATGCCATGTTGGGTGCTCAGAGGGGCAGCAATGGACAGCAACAGCAAGGATTGATGGCGGGTCACGTGATGAACGGCTCGTCAAGAATGGGTTACCCGGCAAGTGCCGGCATGGGGAACAACAGTAATCTTTTAGCCGAAACACTACAGCAGCAGGGTGGTCAGCCAATGGGGTCCGGTGGTCAGCCAGGGATTCGACCGCAGCAACCAGGAGCACTGAACAAG ATGAATATGATTGCCAATGCGGGCCCCTATGGTGGTCCCTATGGTCAGTCTGCTGGTCCGGGGATGCCTGGAGCAGGCCTGAGCCCACAACTCCAGAATAAGGCCGCAATGGCTAACAGTATGGCCGGCCAGTTTAACATGGACAAAAAGGTGACAGCGAATCAAGGAATTCCTGGAATG ACACCGCAGCAACCTCCAGGCATTGGTGGATCTGCAGCAGTGGGAGCGGCACAGGTTGGACTGGGTGCTGTCGGGTCAGGTGCCTGCACTGGGCCTCCTACAGCAGACCCAGAGAAGCGTAAGCTTATCCAGCAGCAACTGGTTCTCTTGCTCCACGCTCATAAGTGTCAGAGAAGAGAGCAAGCTAATGGCGAAGTAAGGCAGTGCAACCTGCCTCACTGTCGCACCATGAAGAACGTACTTAACCACATGACTCATTGCCAGGCTGGCAAGTCTTGCCAGG TGGCGCATTGTGCCTCATCAAGACAGATCATCTCACATTGGAAGAATTGCACGCGACATGATTGTCCTGTATGCCTACCTTTGAAAAATGCTGGAGACAAGAGGAACCAACAAT CTCTCGTTAGCAGCGCAGGACTTGGTTTGGTGAACTCTTTAGGTTCAGGAGTACCAGGTGGACAGTCTACTACTCCAAACCTGAACACATCAAGCCAGATCGATCCCAGCTCCATTGAGAGGGCCTATGCTGCGCTTGGTCTTACTTACCAGGGCAACCAGATGCAGCCACAGGCACCCCAGGCGAACATGCAAAACCAGGGGATGCAGGGGCAACCTGGGATGAGGAATCTGAATGTCATgg GAGGCAACTCGATGGGAATGAATGGTGGTGTGCAGCCCCCAAACCATCAGGGGTCCCTGCTACCAGATGCCATGTTGCAAAACAGTATGAACACACCAAG TTTGATGAATGATGGAGTGGGAAGCTTGGGATCCTTACCTACTGCAGCTCCTCCTTCTGCAGCTATGCGGAAGTCTTGGCATGAAGATATCACACAAGATCTGCGCAACCATCTAGTTCATAAACT GGTTCAGGCTATATTTCCCACTCCTGACCCAGCTGCTTTGAAGGACAGACGGATGGAAAATCTAGTGGCATATGCTCGTAAAGTTGAGGGGGACATGTATGAGTCAGCCAATAGTAGG GCGGAGTACTACCACCTCTTAGCAGAGAAGATTTACAAAATCCAAAAGGAGCTTGAAGAGAAGCGAAGGACACGTCTCCAAAAGCAGGGAATCATGCCTGGGCAACCTGGCTTGGCCTCATCCGGCTTCCCACAGGGGGCTCTCAGCCTGGGTCAGCCTACCATGGCCCCAGGACAACCTCCAA ATGGTCCTCATTCTGATCCGTCCATGGTACGACCCGGAGGACCAAATCAGATGCCTAACAGGATGCAGAGCCCAGCAG GAATGAACCAGTTCAACCAAATGGGGATGCAGTCaatgggtcaaaggtcaacacCTCCTCTTCCACTCAGTTCTCCGATGAACCAG ATGGGTATTGGCTCAGCAAGAATGGGTCAGCCAAATGCTACGCAACTACAGAATCAGTACCTCCCACCGGGCCAGTTTCCCGGGGCCAGTCCTGCTCATGGTTCTGGTCCCGTTGGCGTGAACCAGCCAGGATCACAGGCCGTTGTGCCACTG CAGAATCAGATGTCAACCCCGCCTTCGCTACCGGCCGGCAGCCCTTCCGCCCAGTCTGCCACCCCCGCCCCGGGCTCTGCAGCCTCAGGTGGCTCCATGGGGACCGGTGGTGTTTGTGGTTCAGGGCCTCTGCCTAACTTGCCTCCATCCTCCACGCCAAACCAGCCCAGCACATTTCCTCACTGTCCACCCATGCGAACAAACTCTCCCTCACCAGCACGCAGCTTAACGCCTCAACCTCATCAGTCGACTCCCATGTTACCTCGTTCTCAGACGCCGCAGCCGCAGACCCCGAGCACACCCCAGTTGCCTTCTCAGAATCAACAGCAAGCATCGCAGCCGCAACAATTACAAGGTCTCGCGGGGAGTTCCGAGAAGGTGAATCAGCTTCCACAGCAGACCCTTGGAGGTGGTGCTACTACCTCAGGCACCCAGGCCGCTCAGGCTTCATCGGTGCCTCTCCAGAATGCACATGTGCCACTGCAGCTGCCACCAACCCCa CTGTCTCCTAAGCCACCCGTAACAGCAGATGGTCAGGTGTCATCACCAGCCTCAGTCAGCAGCAGCACAGATCCAAACTCCCAGCTGGCCCCACAGGAAGTCTCCGCACCTGTCGAAGAGGATATCAAAATGGACGTGAAAAagcaggaggaagaggaggaagatggTGACGAAGCTCAAGGAGATGGCAAGTCTCTGGGGAAGATGGGAAAAGTTGAGCCTGACATTAAAGCAGAAGAGAAGGTTGAG ataaagaaagaaaattcatCAGAAGATGGGTGTAAAGTGGAGCCCATGGATACATCTTCCTCTTCTGCGTCTTTGTCAGTGGAAACTGTGGAAGACAAGAAGCCCGAGGTGAAAAAGGAGCCCAAAGAGCAAGAGGAGGCCTCCGCAGCTTCCCCAGCCAGCACTCAgagcaagaaaaaaa TGTTTAAGCCAGAGGAGCTGCGTCAAGCTCTGATGCCCACCTTGGAGGCCTTGTACAGGCAGGACCCCGAGTCCCTCCCCTTCCGTCAGCCGGTGGACCCCCAGTTACTGGGAATACCCGTACGTATTCGAACTAGTAACAAAACTAACCTG GACTACTTTGACATTGTGAAGAATCCCATGGACCTGTCAACAATCAAGCGGAAACTAGACACGGGGCAGTACCAAGAGCCTTGGCAGTACGTGGAGGATATCTGGTTGATGTTCAACAATGCCTGGTTGTACAACCGTAAGACTTCACGGGTGTACAAGTACTGCTCCAAACTGGCTGAGGTGTTTGAGACTGAGATCGATCCGGTCATGCAGGCTTTAGGATATTGCTGTGGAAGGAAG tTTGAGTTTTCACCCCAAACTCTTTGCTGCTATGGAAAACAATTATGCACCATCCAACGGGATGCTGCCTATTTTAGCTACCAGAACAG TTCACCAAAATATGGGCTTCTTGCTGACAGGTACCACTTCTGTGAGAAGTGTTTCAACGAAATCCAGGGTGAGAGCGTCTCCCTGGGCGACGACCCATCCCAACCTCAGAC GTCCATCAACAAAGAACAATTCCAGCGAAAGAAGAATGACACGCTTGACCCAGAATT gCTTGTCGAATGTACAGACTGTGGTCGTAAAATGCACCAGATCTGTGTCCTACATCATGAAACCATTTGGCCTTCAGG CTTTGTATGTGGCAACTGTCTCAAGATGGCCAATAAGACACGGAAAGAGAACAAATATGCAGCTAAAA GACTTCCTCAAACCAAGCTAGGCAGCTATTTGGAGTCACGAGTGAATGACTACATTAAACGGCAAAGCCATATTGAGGCTGGCGAGGTCACGATTCGTGTGGTTCACGTCTCCGATAAAGTGGTTGAGGTCAAACCTGGCATGAAGTCCAG GTTTGTGGACAGTGGCGAGATGTCCGAATCTTTCCCATACAGGATGAAAGCCTTGTTTGCTTTTGAGGACATTGATGGCGCAGATGTGTGTTTTTTCGGTATGCACGTTCAAGAGTACGGCTCTGACTGCCCACCTCCTAACCAGAGACGAGTGTACATCTCTTACCTGGACAGCGTTCACTTCTTTAAACCTCGACACCTCAGGACTGCTGTCTACCACGAGATCTTGCTTGGTTACCTGGAATATGCAAAGAGACTGGG GTTTACAACAGGTCATATCTGGGCATGTCCTCCCAGTGAGGGCGATGATTACATCTTCCATTGTCACCCAATGGACCAGAAGATACCCAAACCAAAACGACTACAAGAGTGGTATAAGAGGATGTTGGACAAGGCAGTTGCTGAGCGCATTGTTCATGACTACAAG gACATCTTCAAACAGGCAACAGAGGACCGCCTGACCAGCGCAAAGGAGCTTCCATACTTTGAGGGAGACTTTTGGCCCAACGTACTGGAGGAGAGCATCAAAGAGCTGGaacaagaggaggaggaaaggaAGAGAGAGGAAAACAGTACCTGCAACGAAAGTACCGATGTACGC ACCACAAAGGGAGACAGCAAGAATGCCAAAAAGAAGAACAATAAAAAGACGAGCAAGAACAAGAGCAGCTTGAGCCGTTCCAACAAGAAAAAGCCGGGCATGCCCAACGTCTCCAACGATCTCTCGCAGAAACTCTACGCCACTATGGAGAAACATAAGGAG GTTTTCTTTGTCATCCGACTCATCGCTGGCCCTACTGCCAACTCATTGCCACCCATCACCGACCCTGACCCTCTGATGGCTTGTGACCTGATGGACGGCCGGGATGCATTCCTGACGTTGGCGAGGGACAAACACCTGGAATTCAGCTCTCTCAGGAGGTCCATGTGGAGTTCTATGTGCATGCTAGTGGAGCTCCATAACCAGAGCCAGGACCGTTTTGTCTACACATGCAATGAGTGTAAACATCATGTGGAAACACGCTTCCACTGCACTGTTTGTGAG GACTATGACTTGTGCATCACCTGCTACAACATTAAAGGCCACGAGCACAAAATGGACAAGTTGGGACTCGGGCTGGACGACGACAGCAATAACCAGGCAGCAGCGGCTACCCAGAGTCCAGGAGATTCTCGCCGCCTGAGCATCCAGAGATGCATCCAGTCTTTGGTCCACGCGTGCCAGTGCCGCAACGCCaactgctctctgccatcgtgCCAGAAGATGAAGCGTGTTGTTCAGCACACCAAAAGCTGCAAGCGCAAGACCAATGGCGGCTGTCCCATTTGCAAACAGCTCATTGCTCTGTGCTGCTACCACGCCAAACACTGTCAGGAGAACAAATGTCCCGTGCCCTTTTGTCTTAACATAAAGCAAAAGCTCCGGCAGCAGCAACTCCAACACCGACTCCAACAAGCGCAGATGTTGAGGAGGAGGATGGCCAGCATGCAGAGGGTGGGTCAGCCGGCGGGGGCTCAACCAGGAGGCCCCGTCATGGGACTTCCGTCGCCCGGCGCCAACGGTATCACAGCGCCGGGTACACCGACATCTGCCGGAACTCAACCTCTGACTCCTCAGACACCCACTCAGACAATGGCTTCGATACCGCCCCAAGGATTGGGGCCCGGGGTTCCCCAAGCTCCTCCGCCGGGCTGCGTCCCCGTGCAAGGCGGCAAATCTCTTCAGCAGCAACAGCTTCACCATTCATACCAGCAGATGCCAGGGGGAGGAGCTACCGGACCAGGAGGTGTGATGAATTCCCCCCAACATCAGCACCAGATGCTTCCCCAAGTGCAACAGCAATTGAGTGGACCTCCAAACAACCATCAGCAACTTCACCAACACCTCAACAGCGTGCCCCCGTTCGCCGGCAGGCCTCCAGGCTCCTCCCCGATCCACCAATCCCAAGGGAAGCCGATCCTCGGGTCAGCAACGCCTCCTCGCCCGCAGCCCAATTGCCCCGTCATGGCCGGAAACGTCGGGGGTCCACCTCCCAACGCTGCCCAAGGCCCCGCTTCTCTTTTGCAACAGCCTTCCGGGCCTCCGCCGGCCGCCGTGGAGATCGCCATGAAGATCCAGAGAGTCGCCGACGCCCAGAGGAAGATGGCGCTGCAGAGACAAGCGGCCGCGGGCATGATGCCTACTCACCCCCACCATCAACAGGGCCAAGGGCAACAACAGATGAGCATGGGGCACCCTGGCAGCGGCGGGACGGTCGGACCCCAAGGGATGCCGCCGCAAAGCCAAGCTGCCTTGCAGTCGTCTCGGGTCCACGTAGAACAACAACAGAACGCTCCAGCTGGGATGATGGTCGGCGCTGGCAGCCATGTCCTGCAACaccaacaacatcaacaacaacaaggcAACATGCAACAAGTCCAGATACCAACTCAGGCTCAGCTTCAACAGAGGCTGGGTGTACCACCAAACCCGCAACAGCAGTGGTCCGGCCAGGGGATGCCACCCCAACAGAGGCAGGCTATGATGAACCAAATGGGTCATCAGGCTATGATGGTCacgcagcagcaacaacagcaacaacaacaacaacagcagcagcaacaacaacaacaacaacaacaacaacagcagcagcaacaacaacaacaacagcagcagctacaacaacaacatcaacaacaagcTTCAAGCCACCCTGCCATGATGAACatgccacaacaacaacaacagcagcaacagccACCACCCCAGGTCACCAACCCTGGGGTGCTGGGAGCCCCTGGCCCTGGAGCTGCTGGTATTCCCGTAGCTTCTGGCGCTGGGGGCAACATCACGCAGGCAGCCCTCCAGGATCTTTTACGCACTCTTCGTTCGCCTAGCTCGCCGCTCCAACAGCAGCAAGTCCTCAACATCCTGCGTTCCAACCCTCAACTCATGGCGGCTTTTATTAAACAAAGAGCCTCCAAGTACAAGGGAGCCCCTGGAACCCCTGGAGGGCCTGTAAGTAACGCCCTGCCGGGAGGAGGCCAGCAGATGAATATGAACGCAGCCACTGCCGTGGCAGGCCAGTCTGGTATGCACATGGGGGGCCAAGGAGGACCAAACATGGCCACTATGGCCCAATTACAGCAAGTACAGCAGCAACAAATGCAACAGCAGCAGTTGCAGCAACAAcatcagcaacaacaacagcagcagcagcaacaccaccaacagcagcagcagcaacaacaacaacaacaacttcaacagcagcagcagagaCCAGTCCTCAGTGGTTTACAGCAGCAGCAAGTTGCCGCtctccagcagcagcagcagcaacaagcTAGCGGAAGAGGTTTACAGGGCCAGGGACCCCAAATGGCAAATCTCAACAATCCCCAAATCCGAGAACTGTTCATGAGGAGACATCTtcagcaacagcaacaacagcagcagcagcaacaacaacagcagcagcaacagcaacaacaacaacaacaacaacaacaacatcagcaGCAGCAAATGGGAGTCAACCACAGTCAATTCCAGCAACCGCAACCTCCGCAAAGTCAAGCTTACATGGGCCAGCCTAGCATGCAGCCGCCAGTCGGACAGGGTGGCCCCCAGTCCGGGGGTCCCCCCGGTCAGCAAGGTCAGCCTTACTCAGCCCAGCAGCAGGCTGCCATACAgcagaggctccagcaccaacACCACCTCCAgatgcagcagcagcaacagcagcagcaaaatGCTATGGCGGGTTTGGCTGGAGGGGATTCGGGGCCTGGGGGTGGTGTAGGCCCACCACAGCCACCACAGGGCCCTCAAAATGGCCCTCCGCCTTCGCAAGCTCTCCTTCAGCAGGCGCTCCACCAGAGGCTTctccaacagcagcagcaacaccTCGCCGCGGCAGGGTCTCCAGCCCAACACAGCAATCCCATGAGCCCCCAGCAGCCCCCCCAGATGTCCCAGTCCCCTCACCCGCACCTGCAGGGTCAGACGTTGCCCACGTCCCTGGCGAACCAGGTGCGCTCCCCACAACCCTCGCCCAGGCCTCAGTCGCAACCGCCGCACTCCAGCCCGTCGCCGCGCATGCAGCCCCAGCCGTCCCCTCACCACATATCCCCCCAGATGCAGACTGGGTCCCCCCACCCGGCCCACTTGAACCCGCATCACGCCGGGATGGTGGCCCCGCCTCCGCAGCAGCAGCCTTCGTCCCAGCAACAGAACTCAATGGAGCAGTTTGGCTCGGACCAGAGTGCTATGTTGTCCCAGCTGAGTGGGATGGCGGGTCTCCACGGGCAGGGGGGCAATGGTCAGGACCCACTGGGCCAGAGCCTGAATCACAACCCTTTAGACATCATGTAG